From a region of the Mycobacterium intracellulare ATCC 13950 genome:
- a CDS encoding acyltransferase family protein, with protein sequence MERRTSRRGFRPDIEGLRAVAVIAVVLYHAGIPGVSGGYIGVDVFFVISGFLITGLLFREAAATNTVALGRFYGARARRLLPAAAIVGTVTAIAAAAVLPPLQARSVFLDGIASALYVGNYRFALRGTDYLTTDAPSPFQHYWSLGVEEQFYLVWPVLIIATAWLVQRVPLLRGAAKRAAPYAAVLAVVAVASLTAGALWTRTSPSWAFFSLPTRAWELAAGGLVALSLQQWRRLSLLTASIAGWGGLVLILLTCTQLGAHTPYPGVEALLPVLGTALIVGGGAVTGGLGPGRLLCRPAMRAIGRISYSWYLWHWPVLLLMPALLGEPAGLPARLSATAVSAGLAVITLHLVENPGRFAAALRRSAKVSLAVAGGASAATACACMLLLNVIPAPVGHGVAAPRANIVAAPPAGVAAVSPQESAVRQAFDQARVVLASAAGLRTVPSNLDPPLDKAPADKAAVFVNGCVRSWRDVGQSECATGDTASPTTVALIGDSHAAMWNPAFEQLAEQRHWRLETLAKVTCPLQDLHIVSPYLGREYTECEQWRADIMGRMNAEHPRLVVLDMSRRYGGDFGFTSYDPAWIDTLGRTVAQLRATGATVLVLGPAADPHSSAPTCLSAHLEDATACAPTRSAAVNDDGIAAERAATVGNGGHYAELTDLFCAPDRCPLIVGNTLVFRDDNHVTTQYARLLAPVMGVLVDRAVADG encoded by the coding sequence GTGGAGCGGCGGACTTCCCGAAGGGGATTCCGGCCCGACATCGAGGGGCTGCGCGCCGTCGCGGTGATCGCCGTCGTGCTCTACCACGCCGGCATCCCCGGGGTCAGCGGCGGCTACATCGGGGTGGACGTCTTCTTCGTCATCTCCGGCTTCCTCATCACCGGGCTGCTCTTCCGGGAGGCGGCCGCCACGAATACCGTTGCGCTGGGCCGCTTTTACGGCGCGCGAGCCCGGCGGCTGCTGCCGGCCGCGGCCATCGTCGGCACCGTCACGGCCATCGCCGCCGCCGCGGTGCTGCCGCCGCTACAGGCCCGCAGCGTGTTCCTCGACGGCATCGCCAGCGCCCTGTACGTCGGTAACTATCGGTTCGCCCTGCGCGGCACCGACTACCTGACCACCGACGCGCCGTCGCCGTTCCAGCACTACTGGTCGCTGGGCGTCGAGGAGCAGTTCTACCTCGTGTGGCCGGTGCTGATCATCGCCACCGCGTGGTTGGTCCAGCGCGTCCCGCTCCTGCGCGGCGCCGCAAAGCGGGCGGCGCCGTACGCGGCGGTCCTCGCGGTGGTCGCCGTCGCGTCGTTGACGGCCGGCGCGCTGTGGACCCGGACGTCGCCGTCGTGGGCGTTCTTCTCGCTGCCGACCCGGGCCTGGGAACTGGCGGCCGGCGGCCTGGTGGCCCTGTCGCTCCAGCAGTGGCGGCGCCTGTCGCTGCTGACCGCGTCGATCGCCGGGTGGGGCGGCCTGGTGTTGATCCTGCTGACCTGCACCCAGCTGGGCGCCCACACCCCCTACCCCGGCGTCGAGGCGCTGCTGCCCGTGCTGGGCACCGCGCTGATCGTCGGCGGCGGAGCCGTCACCGGCGGGCTCGGGCCCGGCCGGCTGCTGTGCCGCCCGGCGATGCGCGCCATCGGCCGCATCTCCTACTCCTGGTACCTGTGGCACTGGCCGGTGCTGCTGTTGATGCCGGCGCTGCTCGGCGAGCCCGCCGGGCTGCCGGCCCGCCTGAGCGCGACGGCCGTGTCCGCCGGGCTGGCCGTCATCACCCTGCATCTGGTGGAAAACCCGGGCCGCTTCGCCGCGGCCCTGCGCCGCTCGGCGAAGGTCAGCCTGGCCGTGGCGGGCGGGGCCAGCGCCGCCACGGCGTGTGCATGCATGCTGCTGCTGAACGTGATCCCCGCGCCGGTGGGCCACGGCGTCGCGGCGCCCCGGGCCAACATCGTCGCGGCGCCCCCGGCCGGCGTCGCCGCCGTCAGCCCGCAGGAATCGGCGGTCCGTCAGGCCTTCGACCAGGCGCGCGTCGTGCTCGCAAGCGCGGCCGGTCTGCGCACCGTCCCGTCGAACCTCGACCCCCCGCTGGACAAGGCGCCGGCCGACAAGGCCGCCGTGTTCGTCAACGGCTGCGTGCGGTCCTGGCGCGACGTCGGCCAAAGCGAATGCGCGACGGGCGATACCGCCTCGCCGACGACCGTGGCCCTGATCGGCGACTCGCATGCCGCCATGTGGAACCCGGCGTTCGAGCAGCTCGCCGAGCAGCGGCACTGGCGGCTGGAGACCCTGGCCAAGGTGACCTGCCCACTGCAGGACCTGCACATCGTGAGCCCGTATCTGGGCCGCGAGTACACCGAATGCGAGCAGTGGCGCGCCGACATCATGGGCCGGATGAACGCCGAACACCCGCGCCTGGTCGTGCTGGACATGAGCCGGCGTTACGGCGGGGACTTCGGCTTCACCTCCTACGATCCGGCGTGGATCGACACCCTGGGACGCACCGTGGCGCAATTGCGCGCCACCGGCGCCACCGTCCTGGTGCTGGGACCCGCCGCCGACCCGCATTCGTCCGCGCCGACCTGCCTGTCCGCCCACCTTGAGGACGCAACCGCTTGTGCGCCAACGCGATCCGCGGCCGTCAACGACGATGGGATCGCCGCCGAGCGCGCCGCGACCGTCGGCAACGGCGGGCATTACGCGGAGCTGACCGACCTGTTCTGCGCCCCCGACCGCTGCCCGCTGATCGTCGGCAACACCCTGGTGTTCCGCGACGACAACCATGTGACGACGCAGTACGCGCGGCTGCTGGCGCCGGTGATGGGTGTGCTGGTGGACCGCGCCGTGGCGGACGGGTGA
- a CDS encoding Rv0518 family GDSL lipase: protein MSRLATFLIGLSFLGGVGIAYPPQVRTYATLTLDFRLNHLAVIGDSYTTGTDEGGLGARSWPSRAWQALGARGSRVSADVAAEGRAGYAAPGDHGSTFEDLTARAVHPDDALVVFFGSRNDQGIDPLLLTEKTHAALDLARRFAPAARLLVIGPPWPTADVPPSMFLIRDVLGGAAGAAGATFIDPIAEHWFVGRPDLIGPDGVHPNDAGHQYMADKIAPLIRTQLST from the coding sequence GTGAGTCGTCTGGCCACCTTTCTCATTGGGTTGAGTTTTCTGGGGGGCGTGGGCATCGCATACCCACCGCAGGTGCGCACTTACGCGACGTTGACGCTGGACTTCCGGCTCAATCACCTGGCGGTCATCGGGGATTCGTACACCACCGGTACCGATGAGGGCGGCCTCGGCGCGCGGTCATGGCCGTCGCGCGCGTGGCAGGCGCTCGGTGCGCGGGGCTCGCGGGTTTCGGCCGATGTGGCGGCCGAGGGCCGCGCCGGTTACGCCGCGCCCGGTGACCACGGCAGCACCTTCGAGGACCTGACCGCCAGGGCCGTCCACCCCGATGACGCGCTGGTGGTGTTCTTCGGCTCCCGCAACGACCAGGGTATCGATCCCCTGCTGTTGACCGAAAAGACCCACGCTGCTTTGGATCTGGCGCGCCGGTTTGCGCCGGCCGCGCGCTTGCTGGTGATCGGCCCGCCGTGGCCGACCGCCGATGTTCCGCCATCGATGTTCCTGATTCGCGACGTCCTGGGCGGCGCGGCGGGGGCCGCCGGGGCGACGTTCATCGACCCGATCGCCGAACACTGGTTCGTCGGCAGGCCCGACCTGATCGGCCCCGACGGCGTGCACCCGAACGACGCGGGGCACCAGTACATGGCCGACAAGATCGCGCCGCTGATCCGTACTCAGCTCTCGACGTGA
- a CDS encoding acyltransferase family protein gives MRGGEIRGEIKALTGLRIVAALWVVLFHFRPMLGDASPDFRDALAPVLNCGAQGVDLFFILSGFVLTYNYLDRMGRSWSTRATLHFLWLRLARVWPVYLVTLHLAALWVIFTLHVGHVPSPDAASLTAVSYVRQILLVQLWFVPFFDDSSWDGPAWSISAEWLAYVLFALLVLVLLRMKQATRARSLMVLAFAASLPPVVMLLASGHFYTPWSWLPRIVTQFTAGALACAAVRRLRLTDRGRRVAGYISLLLLAAMVGVLYWFGAHPISGVVENDSGGVVDVLFVPLVISLAVGLGSLPRMLSTRVMVYGGQISFCLYMVHELVHTSWGWAVEQFELATQDNPWKWNVIGLLAIAVVLSIALYHAVEEPARRWMRKMVDVRAVNARSDPGESTNGKPHPIDRPLEAISVRAV, from the coding sequence GTGCGGGGCGGAGAGATCCGGGGCGAAATCAAGGCCCTGACGGGACTCCGTATCGTCGCCGCGCTCTGGGTGGTGCTGTTTCACTTCCGGCCGATGCTCGGGGATGCGTCGCCCGATTTCCGCGACGCGCTGGCCCCCGTCCTCAACTGTGGCGCCCAGGGCGTCGACCTCTTCTTCATCCTCAGCGGCTTCGTGCTGACGTACAACTACCTCGACCGGATGGGCCGGTCCTGGTCGACCCGCGCCACCCTGCACTTCCTGTGGCTGCGGCTGGCCCGGGTATGGCCGGTGTACCTGGTGACATTGCACCTCGCCGCCCTGTGGGTGATCTTCACCCTGCACGTGGGCCACGTGCCGTCGCCGGACGCCGCCTCACTCACCGCGGTCAGCTACGTGCGGCAGATCCTGTTGGTGCAGTTGTGGTTTGTGCCGTTCTTCGACGACTCGAGCTGGGACGGGCCGGCCTGGTCGATCAGCGCCGAATGGCTGGCGTACGTGCTTTTCGCCCTACTGGTGTTGGTGTTGTTGCGGATGAAGCAGGCGACGCGGGCGCGCAGCCTCATGGTGCTGGCGTTCGCGGCGTCGTTGCCGCCGGTGGTGATGCTGCTGGCCAGCGGCCACTTCTACACGCCGTGGAGCTGGCTGCCGCGGATCGTCACACAGTTCACCGCCGGGGCGCTGGCCTGTGCCGCCGTGCGCAGACTGCGGCTGACCGACCGCGGCCGCCGCGTCGCGGGGTACATCTCGCTGCTTCTGTTGGCCGCGATGGTGGGCGTCCTGTATTGGTTTGGCGCACACCCGATATCCGGGGTGGTGGAAAACGACAGCGGCGGCGTCGTCGACGTGTTGTTCGTTCCGCTGGTGATCTCGCTGGCCGTCGGCCTGGGGAGCCTGCCCAGGATGTTGTCGACGCGGGTGATGGTGTACGGCGGTCAGATCTCGTTCTGCCTGTACATGGTTCACGAGCTGGTGCACACGTCCTGGGGTTGGGCCGTGGAACAATTCGAGCTCGCAACGCAGGACAATCCGTGGAAATGGAACGTCATCGGCCTGCTCGCGATTGCCGTGGTCCTTTCGATCGCGTTGTATCACGCCGTCGAAGAGCCCGCCCGCCGCTGGATGCGCAAGATGGTCGACGTCCGGGCCGTGAACGCGAGGAGTGATCCCGGCGAGTCCACGAACGGCAAGCCGCATCCGATCGACCGTCCGCTGGAAGCGATTTCGGTCCGCGCGGTGTGA
- a CDS encoding STAS domain-containing protein: MTIAGTGSRHDNCVFECDGAQVRAHYRHLATVVHIRGEIDDANVDRVSRHIRRFTLGENPVVLDVADVSQFAEAGISLLYAFDADCRAAGVDWTLVASSAVIAVLEDTGHDTNFPLMRSVQEALRDRADALRVRRTMALPLVRKTS, encoded by the coding sequence ATGACGATCGCAGGCACCGGGAGTCGCCACGACAACTGCGTCTTTGAGTGCGATGGCGCTCAGGTGCGGGCGCACTACCGCCACTTGGCGACAGTGGTGCATATCCGCGGCGAAATCGACGACGCCAATGTCGACCGCGTCAGTCGCCACATTCGGCGTTTCACGCTCGGGGAAAACCCTGTGGTGCTCGATGTCGCCGATGTCAGTCAATTTGCTGAGGCCGGTATTTCGCTCTTGTATGCGTTCGATGCCGATTGTCGGGCCGCCGGTGTGGATTGGACGCTGGTGGCCAGCTCGGCGGTCATCGCGGTGCTCGAGGACACCGGTCATGACACCAATTTCCCGCTGATGCGCTCGGTTCAGGAGGCACTGCGCGACCGGGCCGACGCCCTCAGGGTCCGCCGCACGATGGCGTTGCCGCTGGTCAGGAAGACGTCGTAG
- a CDS encoding DUF3093 family protein: MFYEPGATWWWVACGPASAAAMVLIEIWSGAKVSFVVPAIFFVLVSAFVGLQVKAARIHVSVELTEDALRQGTETILVREIVRVYPEPENHEASGKELARWQSARALGELVGVPRGRIGIGLKLTNGRTAQAWARRHRQLRAALTPLVQERVEPTGTDVIDGDPDDPTGDQAGPAQ; encoded by the coding sequence TTGTTCTACGAACCCGGCGCCACCTGGTGGTGGGTGGCGTGCGGCCCGGCCTCGGCGGCGGCCATGGTCCTGATCGAAATCTGGAGCGGTGCCAAGGTGTCGTTCGTGGTCCCCGCGATCTTCTTCGTCCTGGTGTCGGCGTTCGTGGGGTTGCAGGTGAAGGCGGCGCGGATCCACGTCTCGGTCGAGCTGACCGAAGACGCCCTGCGCCAAGGCACCGAGACCATCCTGGTCCGCGAGATCGTCAGGGTTTATCCCGAGCCCGAGAACCACGAAGCCTCCGGCAAGGAGCTGGCGCGCTGGCAGTCGGCGCGGGCGCTCGGCGAGTTGGTCGGGGTGCCGCGCGGACGGATCGGCATCGGCCTCAAGCTCACCAACGGCCGCACCGCCCAGGCGTGGGCGCGCCGTCATCGCCAGCTGCGGGCGGCCCTGACCCCGCTGGTCCAAGAGCGGGTGGAGCCCACCGGGACCGACGTCATCGACGGCGATCCGGACGACCCCACCGGCGATCAGGCCGGGCCCGCGCAATGA
- the hemB gene encoding porphobilinogen synthase → MSGSAYPRQRPRRLRSTPALRRLVAQTSLEPRHLVLPMFVADGIDEPRPIASMPGVVQHTRDSLRAAAASAVAAGVGGLMLFGVPRDEDKDAVGSAGTDPDGILNVALRDLAKDLGEATVLMADTCLDEFTDHGHCGVLDDRGRVDNDATVARYVKLAVAQAESGAHVVGPSGMMDGQVGAIRDGLDAAGHTDVAILAYAAKFASAFYGPFREAVSSSLSGDRRTYQQEAGNSREALREIQLDLDEGADIVMVKPAMGYLDVVSAAASISPVPVAAYQVSGEYAMIRAAAANNWIDKRAAALESLTSIRRAGADIVLTYWAADAAGWLS, encoded by the coding sequence ATGAGCGGTAGCGCCTACCCGCGGCAGCGTCCGCGTCGGCTCCGCTCAACCCCGGCGTTGCGCCGTTTGGTCGCGCAAACGTCGCTGGAGCCAAGGCATTTGGTGCTGCCGATGTTCGTCGCCGACGGCATCGACGAGCCCCGGCCGATCGCCTCGATGCCGGGGGTGGTCCAACACACCCGCGATTCGTTGCGCGCCGCCGCCGCCAGCGCCGTCGCCGCCGGGGTGGGCGGGCTAATGCTGTTCGGTGTGCCGCGTGATGAGGACAAGGACGCGGTGGGGTCGGCCGGCACCGATCCCGACGGCATCCTCAACGTCGCCCTGCGCGACCTGGCCAAGGACCTCGGCGAGGCCACCGTGCTGATGGCCGACACCTGCCTGGACGAGTTCACCGACCACGGCCACTGCGGCGTCCTCGACGACCGCGGTCGGGTCGACAACGACGCGACCGTAGCCCGATATGTGAAACTCGCTGTGGCGCAAGCGGAATCGGGCGCGCACGTGGTAGGTCCGAGTGGGATGATGGACGGTCAGGTGGGCGCGATTCGCGACGGGCTGGACGCGGCCGGCCATACCGACGTGGCGATCCTCGCCTACGCCGCCAAGTTCGCATCGGCGTTCTACGGTCCGTTCCGCGAAGCGGTCAGTTCCAGCCTCTCCGGCGACCGGCGCACCTATCAGCAGGAGGCGGGCAATTCCCGCGAGGCGCTCCGCGAGATCCAGCTCGATCTGGACGAGGGCGCCGACATTGTGATGGTGAAGCCGGCGATGGGTTATCTGGACGTGGTGTCGGCGGCGGCCTCGATTTCGCCGGTGCCGGTGGCCGCCTATCAGGTGTCGGGGGAGTACGCGATGATTCGCGCTGCGGCCGCGAACAATTGGATCGACAAGCGCGCGGCGGCCCTGGAATCATTGACGAGCATCCGGCGGGCCGGAGCCGATATCGTTCTCACCTATTGGGCCGCGGACGCGGCAGGGTGGCTTTCGTGA
- a CDS encoding bifunctional uroporphyrinogen-III C-methyltransferase/uroporphyrinogen-III synthase produces MTTRGRKPTPGRITYVGSGPGDPGLLTTRAATVLTNAALVFTDPDVPEPVLALIGKDLPPVSGPAPADPAASSGEGADQGQTQPAVISGGPDIRPALGDPAEVAKTLTHEARTGVDVVRLVAGDPLTVDAVITEVNAIARSHLHIEIVPGLAPTNAVPTYAGLPLGSSHTVADVRGDVDWEALAAAPGPLILQATSSHLADAARTLIEHELAENTPCVVTAQGTTCQQRSIETTLHGLTDSAVLGGTDPAGPLTGPLVVTIGKTVSSRAKLNWWESRALYGWTVLVPRTKDQAGEMSERLTSYGALPIEVPTIAVEPPRSPAQMERAVKGLVDGRFQWVVFTSTNAVRAVWEKFGEFGLDARAFSGVKIACVGESTADRVRAFGISPELVPAGEQSSLGLLDDFPPYDSVFDPVNRVLLPRADIATETLAEGLRERGWEIEDVTAYRTVRAAPPPAETREMIKTGGFDAVCFTSSSTVRNLVGIAGKPHARTIIACIGPKTAETAAEFGLRVDVQPETAAVGPLVDALAEHAARLRAEGALPPPRKKSRRR; encoded by the coding sequence ATGACGACGCGAGGGCGTAAGCCGACACCCGGCCGCATCACGTACGTGGGCTCCGGCCCCGGTGACCCGGGACTGTTGACGACCCGGGCCGCGACGGTGCTGACGAACGCCGCTCTGGTGTTCACCGACCCTGACGTGCCCGAGCCGGTGCTGGCGCTGATCGGCAAAGACCTGCCGCCGGTTTCCGGCCCGGCCCCGGCCGACCCGGCCGCCTCCAGCGGCGAGGGCGCCGACCAGGGCCAGACGCAGCCCGCGGTGATCTCCGGTGGCCCCGACATCCGCCCGGCGCTGGGTGACCCCGCCGAGGTGGCCAAGACCCTGACCCACGAGGCGCGGACGGGCGTCGACGTGGTCCGCCTGGTGGCCGGTGACCCGCTGACGGTCGACGCCGTCATCACCGAGGTCAACGCCATCGCGCGGAGCCACCTGCACATCGAGATCGTGCCGGGGCTGGCGCCCACCAACGCCGTCCCGACGTACGCGGGGTTGCCGCTGGGCTCCTCGCACACGGTGGCCGACGTGCGCGGCGACGTGGACTGGGAGGCGTTGGCCGCGGCGCCGGGACCGCTGATCCTGCAGGCCACGTCGTCGCATCTGGCCGACGCGGCGCGCACCCTGATCGAACACGAGCTCGCCGAGAACACGCCGTGCGTGGTGACCGCGCAGGGCACCACCTGCCAGCAGCGTTCCATCGAGACGACGCTGCACGGCCTGACCGACTCGGCCGTGCTGGGCGGCACCGACCCGGCGGGCCCCCTGACGGGTCCGCTGGTGGTGACCATCGGCAAGACGGTGTCGAGCCGGGCGAAGCTGAACTGGTGGGAGAGCCGCGCCCTGTACGGCTGGACCGTGCTGGTGCCCCGCACCAAGGACCAGGCCGGCGAAATGAGCGAGCGGCTGACGTCCTACGGCGCGCTGCCGATCGAGGTGCCGACCATCGCCGTCGAGCCGCCACGCAGCCCCGCGCAGATGGAACGGGCCGTCAAGGGATTGGTCGACGGCCGCTTCCAGTGGGTGGTGTTCACCTCCACCAACGCGGTGCGTGCGGTGTGGGAGAAGTTCGGCGAGTTCGGGCTGGACGCGCGCGCGTTCTCCGGGGTGAAGATCGCCTGCGTGGGCGAGTCGACCGCCGACCGGGTCCGGGCGTTCGGGATCAGCCCCGAGCTGGTGCCGGCCGGTGAGCAGTCCTCGCTGGGTCTGCTCGACGACTTCCCGCCCTACGACAGCGTTTTCGATCCGGTAAACCGGGTCTTGCTGCCGCGGGCCGACATCGCCACCGAGACGCTGGCCGAGGGCCTGCGCGAACGTGGTTGGGAGATCGAGGATGTCACCGCCTACCGGACGGTGCGGGCCGCGCCGCCGCCGGCGGAGACGCGGGAGATGATCAAGACCGGCGGGTTCGACGCGGTGTGCTTCACGTCCAGCTCGACGGTGCGCAACCTGGTCGGTATCGCCGGCAAGCCGCACGCGCGGACGATCATCGCCTGCATCGGCCCCAAGACCGCCGAGACCGCCGCCGAGTTCGGTCTGCGGGTCGATGTCCAGCCCGAGACCGCCGCGGTTGGTCCGCTGGTCGACGCTTTGGCCGAACACGCCGCGCGGTTGCGCGCCGAGGGCGCGCTGCCACCGCCGCGCAAAAAGAGCCGCAGGCGCTAG
- the hemC gene encoding hydroxymethylbilane synthase, whose amino-acid sequence MIRIGTRGSLLATTQAGVVRDALIALGHPAELVTITTAGDRSSGPIESLGVGVFTTALREAMEEGRVDAAVHSHKDLPTADDPRFAVAAIPVRNDPRDAVVARDGLVLGELPPGSLVGTSSPRRAAQLRALGLGLEIRPLRGNLDTRLNRVSSGDLDAIVVARAGLARLGRLDDVTETLEPVQMLPAPAQGALAVECRAGDTRLAAVLAELDDADTRASVTAERTLLAELEAGCSAPVGAIAEVVESIDEEGRIFEELSLRGCVAALDGSDVIRASGIGTPGRARELGLSVAAELFELGARELMRGARQDPTRGN is encoded by the coding sequence GTGATCCGGATAGGCACGCGGGGCAGCCTGCTGGCCACCACCCAGGCCGGCGTCGTCAGAGACGCCCTCATCGCGCTGGGTCACCCGGCGGAGCTGGTGACCATCACCACGGCCGGGGACCGGTCGTCGGGACCCATCGAATCCTTGGGGGTGGGTGTCTTCACCACCGCGCTGCGCGAGGCCATGGAAGAGGGCCGCGTGGACGCCGCGGTGCACTCCCACAAGGACCTGCCGACGGCCGACGACCCGAGGTTTGCTGTGGCCGCCATACCCGTGCGCAACGACCCGCGTGACGCGGTGGTAGCCCGGGACGGACTGGTGCTGGGGGAGTTGCCACCGGGTTCGCTGGTGGGTACCTCCTCGCCGCGGCGGGCCGCGCAGCTTAGAGCATTGGGTCTCGGTTTGGAAATCCGCCCCCTACGAGGCAACCTAGATACCAGGTTGAACAGGGTAAGCAGTGGTGATCTTGACGCGATCGTGGTGGCCCGGGCGGGCCTGGCCCGACTCGGTCGCCTCGATGACGTCACCGAGACGCTAGAGCCGGTGCAGATGTTGCCAGCACCGGCTCAGGGCGCGCTCGCCGTCGAATGCCGTGCCGGTGACACCCGGTTGGCGGCGGTGCTGGCGGAGCTGGACGACGCGGACACGCGCGCGTCGGTCACCGCGGAGCGAACTCTGTTGGCCGAACTGGAGGCCGGCTGCTCCGCACCGGTGGGCGCGATCGCTGAAGTGGTCGAGTCCATCGATGAGGAAGGCCGGATCTTTGAAGAGCTGTCGCTGCGTGGCTGCGTGGCGGCGCTGGACGGGTCCGACGTGATCCGCGCGTCCGGCATCGGCACTCCCGGTCGAGCACGAGAGCTTGGGCTTTCGGTTGCCGCGGAGCTGTTCGAACTTGGCGCCCGGGAGCTGATGCGCGGAGCGCGGCAAGACCCGACGCGAGGAAATTAA
- a CDS encoding glutamyl-tRNA reductase, producing MSVLLFGVSHRSAPVSVLEQLSIDESDQGKIVDRVLQSPLVTEAMVLSTCNRVEVYAVVDAFHGGLAVIGQVLSEHSGMSMTDLTKYAYVRYSEAAVEHLFAVASGLDSAVIGEQQVLGQVRRAYATAETNRTVGRVLHELAQRALSVGKRVHSETAIDAAGASVVSVALNMAERRLGGLSGRTAVLVGAGAMGALAAAHLSRAGIAQVHVLNRSLSRAQRLVRKIRETGVRADALPLEQLTDVLAGADVVVSCTGAVSPVVSLADVHHALAAANRSIVDETTDPLVICDLGMPRDVDPAVAGLPGVWVVDVDRVQHEPSAHAAAADVDAARTIVATEVAAYLAGQRMAEVTPTVTALRQRAADVVEAELLRLDNRLPGLASAQREEVARTVRRVVDKLLHAPTVRIKQLASAPGGDSYAEALRELFELDQTAVDAVAAGELPVIANGFDAGTPQQPAE from the coding sequence GTGAGCGTCTTGCTCTTCGGGGTTTCGCACCGCAGTGCGCCGGTCTCCGTCCTGGAACAACTCAGCATCGACGAGTCCGATCAAGGCAAGATCGTCGACCGGGTGCTGCAGTCGCCGCTGGTGACCGAGGCGATGGTGCTGTCGACATGCAACCGGGTCGAGGTCTACGCGGTGGTGGACGCGTTCCACGGCGGGCTCGCGGTGATCGGACAGGTGCTCTCGGAGCATTCCGGGATGTCGATGACCGACCTCACCAAATATGCCTACGTCCGGTACAGCGAGGCCGCCGTCGAGCATCTGTTCGCGGTAGCCAGCGGCCTGGATTCGGCGGTGATCGGAGAGCAGCAGGTGCTCGGTCAGGTGCGCCGCGCGTACGCCACCGCCGAGACCAATCGCACCGTCGGCCGCGTCCTGCACGAGCTGGCCCAACGCGCGCTCTCGGTCGGCAAGCGGGTGCATTCCGAGACCGCCATCGACGCCGCCGGCGCCTCCGTGGTGTCGGTTGCCCTGAACATGGCCGAACGCCGGCTGGGCGGGCTGTCGGGCCGGACCGCCGTGCTGGTCGGCGCCGGGGCGATGGGCGCCCTGGCCGCGGCGCATCTGTCTCGCGCCGGCATCGCCCAGGTTCACGTGCTCAACCGGTCGCTGTCCCGGGCGCAGCGCCTGGTCCGCAAGATCCGCGAAACCGGTGTGCGGGCCGACGCGCTGCCATTGGAGCAGCTGACCGACGTCCTGGCGGGTGCCGACGTGGTGGTGAGCTGCACCGGGGCGGTGAGCCCGGTGGTCTCGCTGGCCGACGTGCACCACGCGCTCGCGGCCGCGAACCGCTCGATCGTCGATGAGACCACCGACCCCTTGGTGATCTGCGACCTGGGCATGCCGCGCGACGTGGACCCGGCGGTGGCCGGCCTGCCCGGCGTGTGGGTCGTCGACGTGGACCGCGTGCAGCACGAGCCCTCGGCCCACGCCGCGGCCGCCGACGTCGACGCGGCCCGCACCATCGTGGCCACCGAAGTTGCCGCCTACCTGGCCGGCCAGCGGATGGCCGAGGTCACCCCGACGGTGACGGCGCTGCGCCAGCGCGCCGCCGATGTGGTCGAAGCCGAGCTGCTGCGCCTGGACAACCGGCTCCCCGGGCTCGCCAGCGCGCAGCGCGAAGAGGTCGCCCGCACCGTGCGGCGGGTAGTGGACAAGCTGCTGCACGCCCCTACTGTGCGCATCAAGCAGCTCGCCAGCGCCCCCGGCGGCGACAGCTACGCCGAGGCGTTGCGCGAGCTTTTCGAACTCGACCAGACCGCCGTCGACGCCGTGGCCGCGGGCGAATTGCCAGTCATAGCAAACGGTTTCGACGCGGGCACCCCGCAGCAACCTGCCGAGTAG
- a CDS encoding glutaredoxin family protein: MTRATGRPHVELLTRDGCTICERIHARLVVLAGELGFDLSTTDVDAAAADGNPALRAEFGDRLPVVLLDGREHSYWELDEPRLRADLAR, from the coding sequence ATGACCCGAGCGACCGGCCGCCCGCATGTGGAGTTGTTGACCCGCGACGGGTGCACCATCTGCGAGCGCATCCACGCCCGGCTGGTCGTTTTGGCCGGTGAGCTGGGCTTCGATTTGTCGACGACCGACGTCGACGCCGCGGCCGCGGACGGCAACCCCGCGCTGCGCGCCGAGTTCGGCGACCGGCTGCCGGTGGTCCTGCTCGACGGGCGCGAACACAGCTACTGGGAGCTCGACGAGCCCCGGCTGCGCGCGGATCTCGCCCGCTGA
- a CDS encoding WXG100 family type VII secretion target, with protein sequence MADNTVRVDPVVMQGAAVSLSGAAEHLSAQLSQLDDQVGQMLGGWQGAAGGAYASAWELWHKGAREVELGLSILAHLVGEAGGAYHSNEAASAQAERAVRDA encoded by the coding sequence ATGGCCGACAACACGGTGCGGGTCGATCCGGTGGTGATGCAGGGCGCCGCCGTCTCGCTGAGCGGTGCGGCCGAGCATCTTTCGGCTCAGCTGTCCCAGCTCGACGATCAGGTGGGTCAGATGCTGGGTGGTTGGCAGGGGGCGGCCGGGGGTGCCTATGCCTCGGCATGGGAGCTGTGGCACAAGGGCGCCCGGGAGGTCGAGCTCGGGTTGTCGATCCTGGCGCATCTGGTCGGCGAGGCCGGCGGCGCGTATCACAGCAACGAGGCAGCGTCCGCCCAGGCCGAGCGGGCAGTGCGCGATGCCTGA